From Flavobacterium sp. 102, a single genomic window includes:
- a CDS encoding acyl carrier protein, whose translation MNVLENYNSVFSSVFNVDESVLSDDFSATSVDNWDSITQLSLVTAMEDTFDIMLDPEDILNFKSYAVGKEIVAKYGVNF comes from the coding sequence ATGAATGTCTTAGAAAATTACAATTCTGTTTTTAGTTCCGTTTTTAATGTTGATGAATCGGTGTTGAGTGATGATTTCAGCGCTACCAGTGTTGATAATTGGGATTCTATTACCCAATTGAGTTTGGTTACCGCCATGGAAGATACTTTTGATATTATGCTCGATCCGGAAGATATTTTGAACTTTAAATCGTATGCAGTTGGTAAAGAAATTGTCGCCAAATATGGTGTAAACTTCTAA